The Mytilus galloprovincialis chromosome 11, xbMytGall1.hap1.1, whole genome shotgun sequence genome contains the following window.
GTGTTACCACCTAGACCACTAAAGGTAACCATACGTGCAGTAACTGGAACATTTCATTCCATGTAGTAGAAAATCAAAATGTTCTCAACAGTATTATACGCATACTGTATATAATAaaccataaatataaaaaaagaagatgtggtatgattgccaataaagtCCGTGTTGAATATTGACTgctggttttattttatttacgtaTAATGCTAAAGTAACACActataatatacatgaaatactGTCTGTATAGGAGCATAACAGAAAGTGAGAATCTCTACCCAGTAACATTTGTAgagtttcattattatttgtcGTCTACTTTTTATAACTCCATCGATGTAAACAGCTTCAACTTTTCTGTTTGTTGACTTTGTGAAGGCATGAAATATACCCAAGTAAATAAACATTACAAGAAACCTATTCATGAACAAGACTTTAACGATACATCATACAATTATAACCTATCGCGATGCAATTGTATGAACAATGAACATCTAGTAACCATAGGGTCTTTAACAACGAATCAGGCTCTCAACTTAGCTATTAATAGTTAAGTATGAACACATTCTGAATGAATTCtacagagttgtctcattggcaatcataccacaacttttgttgtcttatatatatatatatatataatatatataagacaACAAAAGTTAGATCACcgttcagccttcaacaatgagcaaaactaataccgcacagtcagctatacaaggcccgaTATGACAAACGAAAAGCAATTAAAATCAGAAAGCAAACGgcctgatttatatacaaaacaataaacgaaaaacacacATGTATTACGAAAAATAATAGctttatttatgtataaatatcAGATCACAAATACAATGAAATGTTATGAATGATTTGAATGTCTTTAAACCAATGGATAACTGGCTTGTGTTGCAATACCGCACATATTTTTATCGTTTCTTGCCATTTCAAAATATCCTTTCATTCCCCAAGATGGACCCCAGCTGAAAGTAGAATTGATACAGTTAATTTTACTTCTATTTGACTATGAACAAAATTTCTTATATTAGTTTGATTATGTTTTCATCGatctgattatatatatatatatatatataaaagttttttttgcaaattagaaatattttatttgtcaatatttttactGGTATTCTATGCAGAAAAAGCAGAGTATTTAGGATGAACTGAATAGAGAGCATATTTCTTTTTTACAGTTATCTTTTTTATCTAGTTCATCAAACTACCATATAAATTTATCAAGATTAGAGCTTGCTCAAATACAGATACATatctacatacatgtaccttgattaataaattatataataaataaagaaacttaTATGTCGCGTGTTTGTGAGATAAACGCTATCAATCAGTGCTCGTGTTGAACAAGTTACCgtattagaaatatttaaatttcttttttgaattatgggtataaacaaataaatgacaAATAGGCAGTTAATAATGCataaatcaataaatgaaaaataaaaaaaatatatttttaactttcTGTTTACCTATTTTTGACAATCCAAAAGTCTTTGCTGCCTTCAGTTCCATATCCGACGGCTAGTATTCCGTGGTCAAGTTTTTTGGAACTACATTTCTTCTCGGAGTAAACACCACTTCTGTACATCTGGAAAGATGGGTGACTAGCATCCATGGCAACAGAGATGGGACCAATGGTAGCAACGGCTTGTTGGAGATCTTCTTCACTTCCGGTCTTGACATTGGTGAATCCAGTGTCGGTTCCACCAACATCAGCTTTTTTGAATTCACATTTGCCATTCTATAAAAACGAAATTTAATTAAATGGAGACACATTTGAAATGTGTGAATGACGCAATTACAGCTTATCGAAAATGGTTACATAATAATCTATGCATTAAATCGCAATAATCTTTATAGTATCATATCAAGCTCGTTGCGTATGTTTCAACTTTCAATGGAATGACTATATTTTAAAGCTAATTTCAGGTTTATAGCGAATTTTAACATTTGGCTATTCATGTGGTTGAACATGTGACCTTGCCCTTGGTAAACGTAAGTCATGTCATCAACAGAAGTTCGTATTTCTTTGCTGATAATACCCTTGTCGAGGAAAACTCCATCAGCAGTGACATCGACAGTAACTGTAAAGCTTACCAAACTGGATTTTTTTCATTGCTAAAGGCAGTACGGTTACCTGTAATTACTTACATCAATTCCATTTAAACTTTGgtcgatagttgtctcattgaaactcATACCACAACTCCTTGTTTGTATACTAAATTTATATGCGCCGTTTCTTACCTTTCCTTTGTATGGGTATGACATTTCAGTATCGATACCATCATTAACTTTAATGTAGGTGAAAGCATTGTTCATTAATCCACCTTGACAACCTTTGTTtcctgaaatatgaaaaaaaatataatgcattATACAAAAAAGTTGTAACATATTTAGACATGAACTAGAAAAGTTCTCTTgtcgaaaataaaaacatattagcCAAGCATTGTGTTTAAATATACTTAGTAGAGATTAGGACTTTTGCATTCCATTGCTCAAAAATATAATTCGTTTACTTCACAGagaaatatcaaaattgagaatggaaattagaAATTTCAACTGTACTTTCACGCATcttgttttatatgttgtataTGATGTTCATGCTGTACATACCTTGTTTCTTGGAACAATCTACCAGGTTTTGTTCTGATAAAGAGGGAAGTTTCTGTGTTTTCTTGAATGTCTGACCCTCAAGAGATCCAGTAGCTGAGAAAGCCCAACAAGATCCACATTGTTTCTGAAAATAATCAACGAAATTGAaatgacaaaagaaaaagaaaactgtGTTGTTGGTTCAGGTGTGTATACCTTTTCAATCTCATAGtttaataggtcaaagtacggtcttcaacttGTATATCCCAAGACACAGGAATGCTATTATAATTATTTCATAAGTTACTGTAACttaaactttaatttttattatttgcattatgtatttttaaatgttCTCCTTCACACTACaatgtatttatacatgttaCACATGGTGGTGCTCCTACGAAAGGCTGATTATACAGAGCATACATGCGTTACATACCTGGTTTTTAACGTCAGTAACATATCCTTTAGTTCTCCAGTCGACAGATGCAGGGGGGTCAGTCAGACCTTCAGTTGAAAACAAGTTACCTCCGGTAGTGTTTTGCATAACGAAACCATTCATCAAGGCATTGAACTCAGCATTGGTCTGTAATTAAAATGACTGTATGAAACACACAAGAAGTGGcgtataaattttgtttatatacattgTGTAATTACTGGATGCTTGTTTCTATTTAGTAAATTTAGATATTAAGTCTAGGATTTAAATTCTTATGTATTAACAAACTTCTAagaaaagaacaaaatatatCCAAAAGCTCATACATTTGAGATAATAATTTCAAAAACGTACAACAGTAAATTTCAGAAGCAAAACCGGAAACTTTTCGAAGGAGGCCTATTAGTGGGTCTACTCCAATCATGTTTCAGTGATGTCCTAAATAATCAGCAAAATTTTCACCACAAAAGGGGGTGGGACCTATGGAAAACACTCTAAATCAGCAACTGTATTTTAAGCTGTACTTACAATGTAAAAACATTAATTCGACtaaataaattattgttttgttgAATTTACGTGTATCTTTATGTTGTGCGAATATTGATTTATCCAATGGAACCTTACCATATCACAGTATTCGTTTTCTCCTAGGATGTATGTGTGTTCTCCTCTATCGGCCTCGATGTTATGTTTCTGGATGTATCTCAGATTGCTTTCCCATATTATACGCCTGAAattattgtaaatgttttacaatatttgaattttgaaataagaaTAGGATTCAGATAACATGTAGGTAACTTACGATATATCACTATTAGTTCGGTGTAAGAATTTTTTAGTATGGAAAACTAAATAAACTAAATTCAATTATTGACCTGTTGTATTATGAAGCACTATTTTTATAATTGTGTCAAGAAGTCATTTTTCAACATGACGAAAACGCAAATAATTTTGTCGAGAGGTCTTTTTTCTCGAGACAACATGATGAAAACTCAACACAACTGTTAATAATTAATTATCTCGTCAACATAATATTCATGTTTTTTGCTTGGGTTTTAACACACAAAGAAAAAAGAACCTTATAGCCAAATAATTAGAAGATAGCTGAATTATATTTTGAATGAATTGATGCCATGGAAAATGGGTGACGTTATCCAATaaaaatgaacatgaaatgaaaataaaaatgaaacgaTATCGTTTGTAATAAACGATATCGCATTAGTAATGGTCTTTCTCTCCAATATTTACCTCATGAGATGCTCCTCTTCTCCATATTGTTTGCCATACAAGTCCTTGAAGCTTTCCCATTGGTCATCGAGCTCCCTGGTTACCAGGGATGATGATAGGGCAACTGCAAGAACGGTAGCTATGACAGATAATCGAAGCATCTGAAAGGAATATAAAATATAGCATAAGAGACGCTTCAAGGGTTTTTGCATCATGTGTTGAATTTTATTGTGATATGTAACTGTTTACATCACTCTTTTTATTACTTAAACAAATCCTATTTCATTTCAGGTCTTTTACATAGAAACTCGTCATTAACTATGATGTCGGATACTTAAGTTTATGTACATGCATATATAAAACACTTGCTATATTCAGCATTATAGAATGTACCATGGTCAACATAGACAAATGCAATATCAACTAATCTTACTTAATCAAAATTGTTATTTAagaatggaatttttttttttttttttttttgtaattcataagggtgtaaaagcgtttaccgtagtacattttgtatgaagcgcgaaaGCATTAAAACATGTAAGAAAAAAAGACTATTTCcgtgcaaaaaaaatatattgtgttttAAGGTCATGAAAACAATTGTAAAAATCTACAAcgaattaatgaaaaaatattacttttgTGACTGTTTTCGCGAAAGGTTTgctattatttattgatattaagTGTATGGTGCTATCGGAAAACACAATAAACGTTTCGGTGTTTAATATAACCATCGCAAGCATTGGACTGTATTGgctttgtttatgtttacaaattCTCCTGTTTACACGTATAATGTACAAAACCGCTTTATCTAACATATTTACTTGTTCGAATAATCAACATTAATTAAAGTATATTTGTCTTTTGATAAGGAATTGTTGGATTAATGCGAACAAAAGATCTAGAAGTATATGGGTACAAATAGAGAATTACGCAATGGAAGAAAAACCAATAATAGcaactagaaaaaaataatttaaaaaatttgaaaaatacccTTAACAGCATATAATTAAATTGGACACTTTAAAACTTGTGcttcaaaattatatttatattatttaaaaagtaGACAATGCATATACATAAtttctgcatttcatttttaaactaAACTTTTTGTAATCCATGCAATACGAATACTTTTGCAAGAATAAATCAAGTTGACCTACCTTAAGTTAAAGAAATCAAAGTAAACTATAAATTCCATATGTACCCTTATATACATTCGGCCAGATGGTCCCAAGATAAAGCACGTGCTTGTGGTATGTGTGCTCACATGATAAATTGTACCTCAAACAACACTAAATTTGATTAAACTATCAGAATTTATCTGAACAAATATTTACACAGATGATATAGTGTAATGTgtattacaaaacttttaaagttTGGTCTTATAATGATAGTAACAGAGGCATTTTGACAATTACAGGTCTggtaaaatatgtttttcttggCCTTAACTGTCCTTGATCAAGTTCGAAATAATTCGGCCGAAATAAACAATATCGAATAGTATAGATAACCATGCTTCTTTGTTTACAAACACGTTTAAAGTGGAACCACGCATGTTCTAAATATTGGATTCAAATCCAAAGCAAATACAATAACATAGAGTGTGTCCGTAAATAAGGTCACAAAGAAACTCTTACGTAAGCTATATTATGTAACTATCTGAAATCAgattaaatttcaatattaattcagcctatattaaaaaaaaatggcgcaATTAGATGACTttttattggcgcaattgatacctTTTATTCTTAAATTGAAGTAGCGCAGAAGTAgcattggcgcaaatgagttcatTTTTTGCGCAAACAGATATCTCCCTTGAAAACACCGCAAAAACGCAACGGTGATTACATGTGCTCCAAAAGTGTTAATGCGCGTCTGatgcaaacaaaaaatgttattattattgttaaaacGTCACATAATAGTGTTAATGGTTGACCTTCGGAACTGTTTTCTAAATGAAATGTTAGCATACCACACATACACCAGCAGTTGCGTCAATTTGTTCAATGTGTTAAGGCGCTTTCTAACTTCCGAAGTTTGGCACTATACTTACTTGCAATGagcaaatttaaattaattttttaagagaaattttaaaatgttcttcTTGGGAAGTTATTTGAATGCGTTATAAtacttaaatattttatcattttgtggAATTATCTCCATTGGAACACAAATAATTACTCTTTATTATAGCAGAAGTAACCATTTAGTAAATGTTCCCCTGGGGCATTGTAATTTCCTCTAAGGAACAGTTACAATCTAGTAGTAAAATGGTCAACTGCGGAGAACATAGAATATTCTCATCTCGGGGATCACATGGTTTAATGTTCCTCTTGGAATACATGGCTTAATGTTCTTCTTGCGAACAGCGGTATGAAAACGGGGACCATTTAGTGTATTTTCCTCTCCGGACATTatttaaatacattaaaaatttaTCACTTAGTCGAAACACTAAAGATTTGTAAAGTTTGGAGGAAATTGCTTATACATGTAATTGCTTATATAGATGCTACTCTTGTGGTCCGATATCTATTTTCGCGTATCACACTGGACGGCGGGTTATATTACTTGTATCCGGTTGGCCTATCATGTAATATGTTACCAACATGCGATCTTTCCATTGGCTATTTATTAGGTCAATGATAACTTTCAACAGTCAACATGGAGCCGTACCTAGGTTAATTTTGgatttttataacaaatgcaaaacaatatcAATCTTCTccagaaaatatatttttgttagatTTGATTTCATTCTGGAACTTAAAAATCTGCATATATATACAGTAGTATTAGTTCCTGAAAACATTTTCGCTATAACACACGTCAACTAATTTTTGGAGCATATCttccaaattagaaaaaaaaatccagtgtTGTTTTTAAACCAAAAGTAAAAAAGATTAAGTCTAAGATgcatactttttttaattttttttttatcggctttgaactagctgtcagtaactgcgagaacTCGCAGATCTGTACGTAGTGTTTTTCTgttgttgatgggatgtacattgtatatgtccCCGTCCACGTCCACCCCGTtgtttataaacatatatttttttttaattgtatccatctgatgatttaagcttaattgatttataaagtttgatcttatgttgtactatgaCACCACTGTCCCGGATTAGGAGAGAATTGgcaccttcaaacttgtttaaccccgccacattttgtatatgCATGTCTCAAGTAGCCTGTATATCAATGGTTGTCCCGTGCTGTGCAATATATTTGTTTGTCGTTCATtactttaaacataaaaatagccgttagttttctcgttttaattgtctaacaattgtcatttcggggccgtttatagctgactatacggtacgggctttgctcattgttgaaggccgtgtggtAACCTTTAGTTATTAATTACTGTggcatttagtctcttgtggagagttgtctcatttgcaatcataccacatttattACACAAACATATCACAATTATTCTTATTTGTTTATCAACAACTCGTGATAATTCGATATCGCTTGAAACCAATTCTCAATCGCTGTCTTGTATCAATTATAATAGTTATAATAATAAACTCGCCAAAGACTCTTTAAgctatatatattgatatcaaACATCTCAAATTGTAAGCATGCGAAATTAAATTTTAGCTCGTTTTGAAACCCATATATACATCGTATAAAAgtgaaaatgatttaaatatgtGTATTCGACATGTATGACTTCAAAAaggtatattttgtaaatatactaTATCCCATCGAAAATGTTCTTGTTGAACTCCTAAGGAATTGGTCAGGTTAggcagagataaaaaaaaaaaaaagtgacccACTTAGACATACGAGTTGACACTAAACGCTAAAACATCGTTTATCAATCTTGATGTTGTTTGTGAAGAGCTTTGAGTGTCAAACTTGTGTAATATTAAGAATAATAATTCTTTATCGTGTTAAAATAAAAACTGGTACATGCATACCTGAGATCAAAGTCCAATTTCTGTCTTCAATCTATAAGATTTCAATGATCATTTGTCGGTACATGCACACTTGTAACATATTAGTGGAAAACATATGTTCTAATTGTTGTCGCCACATTCCGGTCATCTTATGTGCGATTGTGACATCCCGAAATAAGACTAAGCACCGAATTCGCACtcacaattgagaatggaaatggggaaagtgtcaaaTAGACATCAACCCGACTAAATAGTAAACAAAAAGACGAAGGCCACTTATGGGTTCTCAAAACAGAGAGAACATTCAGCACCCGGAGGCAGACTTCAGCTGGCCCCacaacaaaaatgtataccagttcagtgaaaatggacgtcatactaaactctaaaacatataaatgtatggctaaaatttaaaaaaaaagagttaataTAAGTAACACTGCATATGCCACTAGTTAAACAGGATATGCTTATATTCCAAAGACCATGATGATGTCACCTCTTGTTTTGTTAGTGTTCTTGTTAATTAATTTTTAGTTTCCTAACTAGAGTTTTGTTAACTTGATACTAAAGTCTGAGAgtacatggtttatctattatttgCACTAGGCTTTGAACGAAGTTTTAGTTTGTGTGAGTATTTGTGTCTATTGTgtttatgttgggtttttttctgtttgtgCCTCGTACCGATCTTTTcagttaaggatgtttgcttgtcatgttttggaatttttgtcagatttttgaaatcctctggttttatccatgtgaATGCCTTCAATAAAAATTGCCCATAAacccctatttttctttttataaatctttgacatgtataattataagccagttgtaaaagtcttaaataatcttatttattttttaatagtttttgagaactttaacttgtcaatgataaagctatgaaaaatcaagagagaacattttcccgccaaaattccaatggctaaaaTCTCTAAAACAAGCACATTTACCCCTTTATTTTTTGGGCTTTTTTGTTCATCAATTAATAccctatcaatataaaaattatacCTGTTTTATGAAAAggtttttattttgaaactggcCACCAAACTTTCTTAAGCATATCGCAAATTAATTTCACAATGCGTTGTGCGGTTCTGCCACTGTTAAATTATGGGGGAGGAATCTAttcttataaacatgtttaaccccgccacatttttgttttgcctgTTCGAATTCAAATGCTTATATATAGTACAGTGCTTGTTGATGATTTTCTATCTGTCATAAATGTTTTCTAAAATTGTATTCATATCAATTAGCCCGAAAGTTTTATCGTTTGAAATATCTGACATTTTCATGTCGCTGCCTTTTGTTGTCGACTCTATGGTATGGGTTTatctcattgttgatggccatacGTTGGCCTATAATTACGAACTACATTTACCAGTTCATATTTTTCTATTTGACAATCATTCCAAATCTTCTCGTTTTAAGATTGTTTGTCTTTAAAaccacttcattttaactctCGTGCTTTGCTTgctattttataataaaatttgaagTGTCTTTAAAACCACTTTATTTTAACTCTCGTGCTTTGCTTGCTATTCTATAatcaaatttgaagaaatttgtttAAAGGTGTATAGCAATTACATTGTCCACACTATGGACTAAATCAACATTCAAAGGATGGGAACTATTTCCGGGACCAATTGAGGTGGGTTAAACATgcttattatttacaattatcagCAAAGATATTAGGAAAACATGAAAGCATTGACAGTGCCAAAACAAATAGTCTGATAAAAACACCCGTTTCTTTAGTTATATTGATTTATACACAAACAAGTGTGACCTTTGTTTCGtttcttttgtttcattcttTCAGCTCAATAATTGTTACGCAATATATGCATGTTCATGATAGAATTGAGAATACATAAAgacaacagtggtataccgctgttcgaaactcataaatcccCCCAAAAAACTAAActaatcctggttacaaactaaaactgagggaaacgcattaaaactaagaggagaacaacgacacaacagaaacacaacattaaagtgtaacacacacagaaacgaactaagcaatgtgaattcacactcaaatataacaggaaacaaacgacacaacagaaacacaacgttaaaatgtaaaacacgCAGAAACGTCATGACATCCTTAGACTGGCAATGTTTTATTagaattttaaacatgtttagtgtATTAACAAGTCACAGGTCTTATGATTAGATATTAAATGTTTTCCATAAAATATGAGTCTTGGTTTATCAGAGGTGTATTACCACAGCACAATACATTTGCCACACCTTTTAAATTGACTCACTACAGATTCAGTTGACAAGTAATCAACACTAGAAATACCCAAAAGATAACATAACTTCAAAAACAATGTGCGCTTCCGATGAACTATTTTCCTAGTAAAAATAGTAATTGAAAGTTTTTCCTGTCGAAAGCAAGTAGTTGTATCCATATTTGGTTTGGATGTATAGAAAATACACACCGAGATAAAATAACTACAAGGAGTTCATTGttactgggttttttttatctcAAGGAAGTGCTTACGATTGTGgtaaatacatgcatttaaatttgtttgcagaACCAAAGCTTAATGCtatttacacattatttttcaaacattAAGTTGGATATGCTTAATATGAAGTTTGTATAAGTGTACTGATTGTCAATACGATTATTTGTTGATTTTGATCAACATTGTAGAGTAATTtcatttttgtaaacaatttaaataaacgGTTTCTAGAAATTAACGAAAacgttaataaataaaaaaaaaaaaaaaaaaaaaaaaaaaaaaaaccaactccaGTACAGTTCTTTGGCAAAAATGGATTTACAGTATGAGACGGTTGATGAAATCAAGAAGAATGAACATTGGTATGATACATGTGATGTTGCAGTCGCAAAGAAAAAAACTAACGATGCTCCACAGATCAGAAGGGTCGGTCTTTCGTGGAAGAACCTGATAATTCTGTTTCTTGTTGTATTGATTTTGTCACTTTGTACTTCCCTAGCTGTGTCTGTACTGATGAATATATCTAACGGTAAGTTTTCATGTTAATTATAGTTATGGGTGAACAAATTGATCACGATATATTAAAGTTTTAAGCATAAAGCAAACTTGTTAGAATTCGTATCAAAAACTGGATATCACATTCAAATTTGTACGATGAGTTTGTTTGCGGAACCCGTAAATTTGGATACGATCTATTAAAACGCATTGATCTTAAATGGATAGGCATCTCATTAGGAGTCATGCTGCATCTCTGTTTTTATAGATTACATGTATAGTCCCTGGATGAATGtcatatatcacaaaaaaatctaaaatacatgTACCATTTGTATTCTTTGGTACGGTGTGTCATTGGAATTCTTTAGTACactttatatatgtaacactcccaaacatCTCCTGTCCCCCAAACGTATAATGAACTAAATTGATCAAGAACATTTTCAAGTTATATAGTACATTATTAAATGCGTAATTTCACTgaaactttgacatttttttagctgcattaataatatagaaatgaattacaatatatatatatatgcaaagttaaatttaagaaaatgaaataatcCAACTATAATTTGATACATGTTAAGTCTAATAGCCAGAAGTGAATATAATATAAACGTATATGCATTAAAAGATATTTAGGATACGTTAAGATGATAGAAACTTCAAGACACATATAATCAGGTAAAGAGACAGACTTCAATAAGAGAAAGCAAATTGAATGTTATAGATAAGTTGATAAGGAGCAAACATATTACAACACGttacaacaaaaatgacaaaaatgataaTGCGTGAATAAAAAAATCACgcaaataccgaactctgagcaAATTTCAAAGCGGAGATTCATAATCaactggcaaaattaaaagctgaaatgcatcaaacgaatggataacaactgttatttaCTGACTTAGCAcctgcattttcttatgtaaaaatgcTAGATTAGACCTTGTTTTATATCTAGCCAAAAACTCAATTATATGCCAGTCGCATGAAATTCCATTTAATTGCCAACAATGTTTGCAAACAGATATgtgaaatgtcaaaataggggtacaacagtcaacattgtgttatacatgttatactagtAATCTTAATCACCgacaaaaacaataatttcagATAATTTGCCATTGTCATTACCTAAAACCGCGACAGACACAGGAAACACAATGCGTGATTGTTTAGCCATGAAAGAAAATGATAGTTTGAGCAGTGGGGTATACAGTTTAGTTCTTAACGACACAATGTTATTTGATGTGTATTGTGATATGACCACACATAAAGGAGGTTGGATAGTATGTATACATATGAGctaattatatatctttatttcataGGACACTTAATTAAGAAACAAGTACCATAATGAATCAGTTCTATAATATATTCTTTGGTTTCATTacgacaataacaatcaaaaccaaggagtaaacaaagactcacaaaaccaaaggacattaacatcaacagttataaataagaaataagaaacaacatgAACTCCACTAataaccgggagtgaaatcaggtgctccagacggataagcatttcctgcaccgtaaaCGATATATAACGGATATGTTATTAGTGTGTAATTTCTATGTTTCATAGAACCACTTAGGAGCGTTCATTACTTTTGACACCGACTACAAATACGTCCTTATATTTGA
Protein-coding sequences here:
- the LOC143052439 gene encoding procathepsin L-like isoform X3 yields the protein MLRLSVIATVLAVALSSSLVTRELDDQWESFKDLYGKQYGEEEHLMRRIIWESNLRYIQKHNIEADRGEHTYILGENEYCDMTNAEFNALMNGFVMQNTTGGNLFSTEGLTDPPASVDWRTKGYVTDVKNQKQCGSCWAFSATGSLEGQTFKKTQKLPSLSEQNLVDCSKKQGNKGCQGGLMNNAFTYIKVNDGIDTEMSYPYKGKNGKCEFKKADVGGTDTGFTNVKTGSEEDLQQAVATIGPISVAMDASHPSFQMYRSGVYSEKKCSSKKLDHGILAVGYGTEGSKDFWIVKNSWGPSWGMKGYFEMARNDKNMCGIATQASYPLV
- the LOC143052439 gene encoding digestive cysteine proteinase 2-like isoform X1 is translated as MDYKKFSLKMKCRNYMLRLSVIATVLAVALSSSLVTRELDDQWESFKDLYGKQYGEEEHLMRRIIWESNLRYIQKHNIEADRGEHTYILGENEYCDMTNAEFNALMNGFVMQNTTGGNLFSTEGLTDPPASVDWRTKGYVTDVKNQKQCGSCWAFSATGSLEGQTFKKTQKLPSLSEQNLVDCSKKQGNKGCQGGLMNNAFTYIKVNDGIDTEMSYPYKGKNGKCEFKKADVGGTDTGFTNVKTGSEEDLQQAVATIGPISVAMDASHPSFQMYRSGVYSEKKCSSKKLDHGILAVGYGTEGSKDFWIVKNSWGPSWGMKGYFEMARNDKNMCGIATQASYPLV
- the LOC143052439 gene encoding procathepsin L-like isoform X2, whose protein sequence is MYIRMLRLSVIATVLAVALSSSLVTRELDDQWESFKDLYGKQYGEEEHLMRRIIWESNLRYIQKHNIEADRGEHTYILGENEYCDMTNAEFNALMNGFVMQNTTGGNLFSTEGLTDPPASVDWRTKGYVTDVKNQKQCGSCWAFSATGSLEGQTFKKTQKLPSLSEQNLVDCSKKQGNKGCQGGLMNNAFTYIKVNDGIDTEMSYPYKGKNGKCEFKKADVGGTDTGFTNVKTGSEEDLQQAVATIGPISVAMDASHPSFQMYRSGVYSEKKCSSKKLDHGILAVGYGTEGSKDFWIVKNSWGPSWGMKGYFEMARNDKNMCGIATQASYPLV